One genomic window of Leopardus geoffroyi isolate Oge1 chromosome C3, O.geoffroyi_Oge1_pat1.0, whole genome shotgun sequence includes the following:
- the JRK gene encoding jerky protein homolog, translated as MASKQAAGRSPGEKRKRVVLTLKEKIDICTRLERGESRKVLMQEYNVGMSTLYDIKAHKVQLLRFFANSDSNKALEQRRTLHTPKLEHLDRVLYEWFLGKRAEGVPVSGPMLIEKAKDFYEQMRLTEPCVFSGGWLWRFKARHGIKKLDAAGEKQAADHRAAEQFCGFFRSLTAEHGLSPEQVYNADETGLLWRCLPTASPEGGTAPGVKQNKDRLTVLMCANATGSHKIKPLVIGKRGGPRAFRGIQHLPVAYKAQGNAWVDKEIFSDWFHHIFVPSVREHFRAVGLPEDGKAILLLDGARARPRESQLVSDNVLTVFLPAGATSSIQPMDQGIRRDFLRNFINPPATLQGRHPRYSMNDAIVSVACAWSAVPRHVFSRAWRKLWPAVTFAEGSSSEEEPERLQTKPHDQTFAHILELGREAPARPGSRLHRGAAAEGDGLGCEAGEGLTPSAGGPEQVEKDGDEAAWEQAASAFDSVVRFAEGQPCFTAQEVGQLRALRSVFARQRQAKGRHVALRAAVKLEAPQELSPLPCSSAAAED; from the coding sequence ATGGCCTCCAAGCAGGCTGCCGGCAGGAGCCCGGGGGAGAAGCGCAAGAGGGTGGTGCTGACCCTGAAGGAGAAGATCGACATCTGCACGCGCCTGGAGAGGGGGGAGAGCAGGAAGGTCCTGATGCAGGAGTACAATGTGGGCATGTCCACCCTGTACGACATCAAGGCCCACAAGGTGCAGCTGCTTCGGTTCTTTGCCAACTCGGATTCCAACAAGGCCCTGGAGCAGCGGCGCACCCTGCACACGCCCAAGCTGGAGCACCTGGACCGCGTCCTGTACGAGTGGTTCCTGGGGAAGCGCGCCGAGGGCGTGCCCGTGTCGGGCCCCATGCTCATCGAGAAGGCCAAGGACTTCTACGAGCAGATGCGCCTGACGGAGCCCTGCGTGTTCTCTGGCGGGTGGCTGTGGCGTTTCAAGGCCAGGCACGGCATTAAGAAGCTGGACGCAGCCGGCGAAAAGCAAGCGGCTGACCACCGGGCGGCAGAGCAGTTCTGCGGCTTTTTCCGGAGCCTGACCGCCGAGCACGGCCTGTCGCCGGAGCAGGTATACAACGCTGACGAGACCGGCCTTCTCTGGCGGTGCCTGCCCACTGCCAGCCCGGAAGGCGGGACGGCGCCCGGCGTCAAGCAGAACAAGGACAGGCTGACCGTCCTCATGTGCGCCAATGCCACCGGCTCGCACAAGATCAAACCCCTGGTGATCGGGAAGCGCGGCGGCCCCAGGGCCTTCCGGGGCATCCAGCACCTGCCGGTGGCGTACAAGGCCCAGGGCAACGCCTGGGTGGACAAGGAGATCTTTTCCGACTGGTTCCATCACATCTTTGTTCCCTCGGTGAGGGAGCACTTCCGAGCGGTGGGCCTGCCTGAGGACGGCAAGGCCATCCTCCTGCTGGACGGTGCCCGGGCGCGCCCGCGGGAGTCCCAGCTGGTTTCCGACAACGTCCTCACCGTCTTCCTGCCCGCGGGCGCCACCTCCTCCATCCAGCCCATGGACCAGGGCATTCGGAGAGATTTCCTGAGGAATTTCATCAACCCCCCCGCCACGCTGCAGGGCCGTCACCCCCGTTACAGCATGAACGATGCCATCGTCAGCGTGGCCTGCGCCTGGAGCGCGGTGCCCCGCCACGTCTTCAGCCGGGCCTGGAGGAAGCTGTGGCCCGCGGTCACGTTCGCCGAAGGCTCATCTTCCGAGGAGGAGCCGGAGCGTCTCCAAACGAAGCCTCACGACCAAACTTTCGCGCACATCCTGGAGCTCGGGAGAGAGGCCCCGGCCCGCCCCGGCAGCCGGCTTCACCGGGGCGCGGCCGCCGAGGGAGACGGGCTGGGATGCGAGGCCGGGGAGGGCCTGACCCCGTCCGCGGGGGGCCCAGAGCAGGTAGAGAAGGATGGCGACGAGGCGGCCTGGGAGCAGGCGGCCTCGGCCTTTGACTCTGTCGTCCGCTTCGCCGAGGGACAGCCCTGCTTCACGGCGCAGGAGGTGGGGCAGCTGCGCGCTCTGCGCTCGGTGTTCGCGAGGCAGCGGCAGGCGAAGGGGCGGCACGTGGCCCTCAGGGCCGCGGTCAAGCTCGAGGCCCCCCAGgagctctcccctctgccctgctcgtCCGCGGCGGCCGAGGACTGA
- the LOC123585383 gene encoding uncharacterized protein LOC123585383: MHAAHRGATHAVSGSKMSPRPGRCLWLGLRFHGPPASSHHFSWGRRVSSCTSLNPFGPSGVLVTQQADCTKRWPRFSAWAARRLTAMVGGREEAGPVATLSPSPGVPHPAERTSPPVQMTEASRVLKPKHKNSSWFYVLSTSEPTVTASRKSYQPLSAVLMESFVTLPRLVHARLGAPEHNVVLEVCQLNVCACVCDCAFLVFCPVKPCSCSLTSSGSQLALGTWVDETHLGPTLRRLRSSSPAPQMFWGQQPRGALKGGESRRVSRGGPGTGAPAGQWGAGGPAGFCPSPGAELEGSGTRRAVGESGDQGR, translated from the coding sequence ATGCACGCTGCCCACCGTGGGGCCACCCACGCGGTGTCTGGATCTAAAATGTCCCCTCGGCCCGGCAGGTGCCTCTGGCTGGGTCTGAGATTCCACGGGCCACCTGCCTCCTCGCACCACTTCTCCTGGGGGCGCCGTGTGTCTTCCTGCACATCACTCAACCCCTTTGGCCCCAGCGGTGTTCTTGTCACACAACAGGCAGACTGTACTAAACGGTGGCCGAGGTTCTCAGCTTGGGCGGCTCGGAGGCTGACGGCAATggtgggtggcagggaggaggctggaccTGTGGCCACTCTGTCCCCTTCACCGGGAGTGCCCCATCCAGCCGAGCGCACATCACCCCCAGTTCAAATGACAGAGGCCTCTCGGGTTTTAAAACCTAAGCATAAAAACTCATCATGGTTTTACGTGTTGTCTACTTCCGAGCCCACTGTCACCGCCTCCAGGAAGTCTTACCAGCCTCTTAGCGCTGTGTTAATGGAGTCTTTTGTGACCTTGCCCCGCCTTGTTCATGCCCGCCTCGGAGCCCCCGAGCACAATGTCGTCCTCGAGGTATGTCAGttgaatgtgtgtgcgtgtgtgtgcgacTGCGCCTTCCTGGTCTTCTGTCCAGTGAAGCCATGTTCTTGCTCGCTGACCTCATCAGGCTCTCAGCTTGCTCTGGGCACATGGGTGGACGAGACCCACCTGGGTCCCACCCTGAGGAGACTCCGGTCAAGTTCCCCAGCACCCCAAATGTTTTGGGGCCAGCAGCCCAGAGGCGCCCTGAAGGGTGGGGAGAGCCGgagggtgagcaggggtgggCCGGGTACAGGTGCGCcggcagggcagtggggagcaggGGGCCCTGCTGGGTTCTGTCCCTCTCcaggggcagagctggagggGAGCGGGACTAGACGGGCCGTGGGTGAAAGTGGGGACCAAGGCCGCTGA